The Actinoplanes sp. N902-109 genomic interval CCGGTGATCGCGGCCAGCACGCCACCGCCCGCGGTCCACACCCAGCGCGACGAGAAGCTGGGCAGCCAGTCCCGGCCGCCGTCGTCCGCCGCCTCCGCCGACGGTGTGGGTGCGGCGGTGAGCACCCTGCCCGGCTTGTTGTCCGGCACCAGCGGGGCGGCCAGCACCCCCTGGTCCGCGCCGGTGTCGCCGGTCGGCTCGGACAGCGTGAGGTCCACCCGGATCGGCAGGCCGAGGTCCCGCTCGGGCAGCACGGTGCTGGACAGCCGCGCGTAGTAGGTGCCCGGCAGCGGGTCGCCGTCCCACGGCTCGGCCCACGAGCGGACCTGCCGCAACCGGCAGCGCAGCGCGACCTGCTCCGCGTCGGTGCCGGCCACCGGGCTCTGCTCACCCGCCACGCAGGCCTGCCGGCGTCGCAGGCCGTCGAAGACCTCGATCGTCCAGGACTGCGATCCGGTACGGTCGCCGGTCGGCGGCAGCGCAACCGTGGCGCTCACCTCCGGGCGCTGACCGGCGTCCGCGCGGAACGACCAGTACAGGTAGTCGCCGGTGACCGCGTCGACGTGCACCGGCTGGTCGGCGGTGATCACCACGGCGGTGAGGAACGAGGTCCCGGCACTGCTCACCCCGGGGGCGGGCGACGGCACAGCCGCCAGCGCAACCCCGAGCACGGCGGAAAGGGCGGGCAGCATCAGTTCTCCCTCCAGGTGGCGACCCACCAGCGGGTGAGCCAGCCGGCCAGCACACCGGCGAGCAGCCCCGCGACGCCGAGCACGAGCAGCAACAGGAACCCGCGGCCCAGGCCGGGCGCATCGGGGGCGTGTGAGGCATCGACCACGCCGATGCTCAGCTCGATCGGCATGCCGGGGGCGGCGGCCGAGGTGGTCGACGCGAACGAGTTGCTGACCACCAGGCAGACGTCGGTCTCGCCGGACAGCCGCAGCCCGGCCGACATCACGTCGGCCCGCCCGCTGCCCGCGTCGTTGCCCCGCACCAGTTCCCGGCCGTCCGGCGTGGTCGCCTTGAGCAGCACGCCGTAGTCGCGGGCGACCGGCCGGTCCAGCGCGACGCTCACCGAGGCCCGCAGCTCCTGGCCGCTGAGCACCGGCACCCGGTAGACCCGGTGCTCGCTGATCTTCTCGCGGTCGGTGTAGACCCCCGGGGCCAGCAACGGTGCGTCGGCGCACTTCTCGCCGCCGGTGACGGCGGCCGGGGCGACCGGCGGGGGCACGGCGGCCCGGTCGACCAGCTGCTTGACCCGGCCGGTCAGCTCCTGCTCGCTCTGCGCCGCGGTGTACGTGCCGCCGGTCGCCGTGGAGATGCAGACCAGCTGCTTGCGGGTCTTCTCGTCCGGGGCCAGGCCCAGCGTGTCCACCACCAGCTTGGTGCCCTGCGCAGCCAGCTCACGCGCCACCGCGCACGGGTCGGGCGGCGTACAGGTGTCCTCGCCGTCGGTGATCAGCACGATCCGCCGCGCCGAACCGTCGGTGCCCAGGTCCTTGGCCGCCTCGCGGAGGGCGAGCCCGACCGGCGTGAACCCGGTCGGCTTGAGGCCGGCGATGGCGTCCTTGGCGGCGCCGCGGTCCACCGGCCCGACCTCGACGATCTGCTGGGTGTCCCGGCAGCCGACCTTCTTGCTGTCGCCCGGGTAGGTCGCCCCGAGCACCCGGATGCCGAGATAGGTGGTCTCCGGCAGTGCGTCGACCACCGCGTTGAACGCCCGCTTGGCCACCGCGATCCGGGTCTGCCCGCCGATGTCGGCGGCGCGCATCGAGCCGCTGACGTCCAGCACCAGCTCCACGCGCGGCGGCTGCACCGGCTCGCCGGGCTCGGCCTGCGCGGGCACGGCGCCGCCGACGGCCGACAATCCGGCCAGCCCGGCAACCACCAATAAGGACAGTCGTCTGTGGATCACGCGGCAAGATCATAAACA includes:
- a CDS encoding VWA domain-containing protein translates to MIHRRLSLLVVAGLAGLSAVGGAVPAQAEPGEPVQPPRVELVLDVSGSMRAADIGGQTRIAVAKRAFNAVVDALPETTYLGIRVLGATYPGDSKKVGCRDTQQIVEVGPVDRGAAKDAIAGLKPTGFTPVGLALREAAKDLGTDGSARRIVLITDGEDTCTPPDPCAVARELAAQGTKLVVDTLGLAPDEKTRKQLVCISTATGGTYTAAQSEQELTGRVKQLVDRAAVPPPVAPAAVTGGEKCADAPLLAPGVYTDREKISEHRVYRVPVLSGQELRASVSVALDRPVARDYGVLLKATTPDGRELVRGNDAGSGRADVMSAGLRLSGETDVCLVVSNSFASTTSAAAPGMPIELSIGVVDASHAPDAPGLGRGFLLLLVLGVAGLLAGVLAGWLTRWWVATWREN